The nucleotide window TTTTCCTTGATTTTGGCAATCAAACGCCAATCGGCGTCGCCCTTATACATCTGCACCCGGGTGCGGCCGTGCACCGTGAGGGCCTCAATACCAATGTCTTGCAGGCGCTCGGCTACTTCCTCCACGTTCAGGGTGTTTTCGTCCCAGCCGAGGCGGGTTTTTACCGTCACGGGCAGGTGGGTGGCTTTTACCACGGCGCTGGTCATCTGCACCATCTTCGGGATGTCGCGCAGTAGGGCCGCCCCGGCCCCGCGGCAGGCCACCTGCTTTACCGGGCAGCCGTAGTTGATGTCAATCAGGTCGGGGCCGGCCAGGGTGCTGATGCGGGCACACTCGCCCATCGTGTCCACGTCGGAGCCAAAGAGCTGAATGCCAATGGGCCGCTCGTAGTCGAATACGTCGAGCTTCTTACGGCTTTTGGCCGCGTCCCGAATCAGGCCTTCCGAGGAAATAAACTCGGTGTACATCAAATCGGCCCCGTTGGCTTTGCATACGGCCCGGAACGGCGGGTCGGATACGTCCTCCATGGGCGCTAGAAGCAAGGGAAAATCGGGCAGGGCAAGGTCGCGGATGTGTACCACAGAGGAAGGCTATTACAGGAATTTGCGCAAATTTACGACTCTTCCAAGTTTCCGTAACCGCCTGCCCCCTATGAAAGGTTTCGTGTCCAGCCGTTTGCACCCTTTTGCCAACCTGCTGCTGCTCGTTGGCCTAACGCTGGCCACGCTTTGCATTGCCGGTTTCGTCACAGTGGTGTGCAGCTACCTGTTCTTCGGTGTGGGCTTGCTGGAAGTCGGCAATGTGACCAAGAACCCCCAGAACCACCCCGGGGCTGGGGCTGCTGATGCTTACCCAAGGTCTGACGCTGTTTATTATGCTGGGCGGTGCAGCTCTGGCTTTGGTAAAGCTCACGGGCCGCTCATCCCGCGAATATTTCGCGCCCCGCTGGCCCGTTTCCTGGGTGTGGTTTGTGGGAGCCGCTGCCCTGATCATCCTCAGCGTGCCGTTTATGGCCGGCCTGATTGAGTGGAACAATAACGCCTACGTACCCGACCTGCTCAAAGGCTTTACCTGGCTTACCGATTTCGAAACCTGGGCCCGGGCCAAGGAAGAAGAACTCAAGGTGCTTACAGCCTACCTCACCCGGTTCAACTCGCCCCAGCGCCTGCTGGTAGGTCTGATTGTTATTGCCGTGGTGCCAGCGGTCAGTGAGGAGCTGTTTTTCCGGGGCGTGCTGCAGCGCAATCTGGTGGAGTGGTTTAAGTCGCGCCACTGGGGCGTGTTTATTGCCGCCGCCATTTTTAGCGCCATCCACATGCAGTTTCTGGGCTTTGTACCGCGCTTCGTGCTGGGCCTGATTCTGGGTTACCTCTACGAGTGGAGCGGCAACATACTGGTGCCTATGGCGGCTCACTTCACCCAGAATGCCTTCCAGCTTGTGCTACTTTACTTGCAGCAGCGGGAGTGGACCGGCCCCGAATTCAACCCCGACTCCACCGACAGCCTACCCTGGTACTTGGTGCTGCTCTCCGTGTTCTTTACCGGCGCGGTGCTGTATTTTCTGTACCAGCGCAGCCTGCCCGCCGCGCCCGTCGAAATGCACACGCTCAGCGCCGGTGGGGTGGCGGTAGTCACGCCCGAAACTGCTCCCACCGAAACCCGTACCCTCGGCAGTAAGGGCAGCGCCACCGACCGAAACTAAGCTCATAGCGCCGCCCGTATTTCTTTTCCGTCCCGAATTTCCGTTCCCGTTGTCAGAGCCCTCACTCTCGCCCACCACCGCTCCCGAAGCTGCTCCTGCCGACGGTAAAAAGCCTATGTCCAACCTGGCCCAGCGCCTCATCTTCGGCGTCATCGGGGCCGTACTGCTGCTGGGCAGCGTGTGGTACGGGGCCTGGACGTTTGCGCTGTTCTTTGCCGCCGTGCAGGCCAAAATGCTGCTGGAGTTTTACCGCATGATGCGGGCTGGTGGATACAGACCTGCTAAGTGGGTAGGGCTATTTGTAAGCTTACTGCTCTTCTTAGGGACTAGTTATATTGTGTTCGTGACTTCCTACTTGGCGGCAACGGGAGATGTTCCGCATATAGTTAGCGGAACGGTCGTCTACCAGAATAGAATGAATGCGGAGCTGTACGGTGCGGCACTGTGGTTGAGAAAACTGCTGCCGGCTGTACTGCTGCTGACGCCTATCGTCCTGGTGGGAATGGAAATGCGCCGCTGGCCTAAGGCAGAGCAGCCTTTCGCGAATGTTGGTACTACCTTACTCGGCCTGATGTATGTGTCGGTTCCAATGACGTTGCTGAACTTGGTGGCGGATGGGGAGCAAGGCTACGATTATCGCCGCATCTTCGCCTTGCTCTTCCTAGTCTGGTGCTCCGATATCGGGGCCTACGCCGCCGGCAAAACCTTCGGCAAGCACAAGCTGGCCCCAGCATTTCGCCCGGCAAAACCTGGGAAGGGGCCATCGGCGGCTTCCTGCTCACCCTGGTCATGGGCTGGGCCTTGGGCTTCTGGCTCACAGACTTGTCCGTGACTTACCGCCTCGTGGCCGCCGGCACCGTGGCCGTCTTCGGCCCCCTGGGCGACCTGGCCGAGTCCATGCTCAAGCGCAGCGTCGACATTAAGGACTCCGGCACCATCATGCCCGGCCACGGCGGCCTGCTCGACCGGTTCGACGCCTTCCTCTTCATTCTGCCCGTGCTGGCCTTGCTGCAGCTGTTGCTAGGGTAGACTACTAGAACGTCATTCCGAGCGCAGCCGAGGAATCTGGCGTGCTGAGGTTGCCAAAGTAATCTGATTACCATAGCAGGCGAGATGTCTCCCACTGGTCGACATGACATTGGGCTGTCGTCGTAAAAGCCAGTCTCTGTCAGCAAAG belongs to Hymenobacter cellulosilyticus and includes:
- a CDS encoding CPBP family intramembrane glutamic endopeptidase, whose amino-acid sequence is MLTQGLTLFIMLGGAALALVKLTGRSSREYFAPRWPVSWVWFVGAAALIILSVPFMAGLIEWNNNAYVPDLLKGFTWLTDFETWARAKEEELKVLTAYLTRFNSPQRLLVGLIVIAVVPAVSEELFFRGVLQRNLVEWFKSRHWGVFIAAAIFSAIHMQFLGFVPRFVLGLILGYLYEWSGNILVPMAAHFTQNAFQLVLLYLQQREWTGPEFNPDSTDSLPWYLVLLSVFFTGAVLYFLYQRSLPAAPVEMHTLSAGGVAVVTPETAPTETRTLGSKGSATDRN
- the dusB gene encoding tRNA dihydrouridine synthase DusB produces the protein MVHIRDLALPDFPLLLAPMEDVSDPPFRAVCKANGADLMYTEFISSEGLIRDAAKSRKKLDVFDYERPIGIQLFGSDVDTMGECARISTLAGPDLIDINYGCPVKQVACRGAGAALLRDIPKMVQMTSAVVKATHLPVTVKTRLGWDENTLNVEEVAERLQDIGIEALTVHGRTRVQMYKGDADWRLIAKIKENPRIRIPIFGNGDIDSPEKAVEYKNRYGVDGIMIGRASIGYPWIFREIKHFVATGEKLAPPTVEERVAMCRMHFEKSIEWKGERSGILEMRRHYAHYFRGLEGAKQWRMRLVETYSVAEVQAILEEITAAEPVLVG